In Malaclemys terrapin pileata isolate rMalTer1 chromosome 10, rMalTer1.hap1, whole genome shotgun sequence, the following are encoded in one genomic region:
- the CDR2 gene encoding cerebellar degeneration-related protein 2: MLADSLVEEFEIRDDEPWYDQQDLQQDLHLAAELGKTLLDRNTELEESLQQMYATNQEQLQEIEYLTKQVELLRQMNDQHAKVYEQLDVTARELEDANQKLVVDSRVSQQKILSLTETIEGLQTHIDDLQRQVEELKKSGRGHMNHERSEQPRSVHSFSCLKELYDLRKYFVYDHIFAEKITSMDSQLSPIEEENENLKKALTVLQAQLNLEKEKRVTMEEEYQLMVKENCDLEQRLVDKDLYRARAEELELEVTEMRQMFQSENTFVNSMENLVPESFFISFKESLEREISQSPSEDASLTVPQLDKRALKRSNSETFLSSAAGGDLLKGHEETCIRRAEAVKQRGISLLNEVDAQYNALKVKYEELLKKCQMDEDSLKHKAVQTSKPYSKDTSVGNIQSDHSATDQEHGNVELTGSPTNAIPEYKALFKEIFSCIRKTKQEIDEHRTKYKRFSSQP; encoded by the exons atctGCATCTTGCTGCTGAGCTTGGGAAGACATTATTGGATCGTAACACAGAACTGGAGGAATCTTTGCAGCAAATGTATGCAACCAATCAAGAGCAACTACAAGAGATAGAG TACCTTACAAAGCAAGTGGAGCTCTTACGTCAGATGAATGACCAGCATGCAAAGGTTTATGAACAGCTGGATGTTACAGCAAGAGAACTGGAAGATGCTAATCAAAAACTAGTTGTGGATAGTAGAGTGTCACAACAAAAGATATTAAG CCTGACAGAGACTATTGAAGGTCTGCAAACCCATATAGATGACCTTCAGAGACAAGTGGAGGAATTGAAGAAATCTGGACGAGGTCATATGAACCATGAGCGATCTGAGCAGCCACGATCAGTGCACAGCTTCTCATGTTTGAAGGAGCTGTATGACCTTCGCAA GTATTTTGTTTACGATCatatttttgcagaaaaaatTACTTCAATGGATAGTCAGCTGAGTCCCATAGAAGAAGAAAATGAGAACTTAAAAAAGGCTTTGACTGTATTACAAGCCCAACTTAATCTGGAAAAGGAGAAAAGAGTGACGATGGAAGAGGAATATCAACTTATGGTAAAGGAGAACTGTGACCTTGAACAGAGGCTGGTTGATAAAGACTTATACCGGGCTCGGGCAGAAGAGCTTGAATTAGAAGTGACTGAAATGCGGcagatgtttcagtctgaaaaCACATTTGTCAACAGCATGGAGAATCTAGTTCCAgaatcattttttatttcatttaaagagTCTTTAGAAAGGGAAATTAGTCAAAGCCCTTCAGAGGATGCATCCTTGACTGTCCCCCAGCTTGATAAAAGGGCCCTAAAAAGAAGCAACAGTGAGACGTTCCTAAGCAGTGCTGCAGGAGGAGACCTTCTAAAGGGCCATGAAGAAACCTGTATTAGAAGAGCTGAAGCTGTGAAGCAGCGAGGCATCTCCTTGCTTAATGAAGTGGACGCTCAGTATAATGCTCTGAAGGTTAAGTACGAGGAACTTCTGAAGAAGTGTCAAATGGATGAAGATTCTTTGAAACATAAGGCTGTACAAACCTCAAAACCGTATTCCAAAGACACTAGTGTGGGGAACATCCAGTCTGACCATTCAGCTACTGATCAAGAGCATGGAAATGTTGAGCTAACGGGCTCACCCACAAATGCTATACCTGAATATAAAGCTCTCTTTAAGGAAATTTTTAGTTGTATCagaaaaacaaagcaagaaaTAGATGAACATAGAACAAAATATAAGCGTTTCTCTTCTCAGCCCTAA